The genomic stretch GCGGCCGTGTTTTCATGATTCTTCTGATTTCTGCAACATCCGTGTAAGTACGCACTACGTATTGCACCACATAATCCGAATGCCTGAGACCGGGGTACACGTTTTGTAAAAGGAATCGATAATCTTCCGGATAAGTCGATTTTATAACCTTCTCCTTGGCATCCGGCTCCATCTCTGAACGGATTAGCGCCAGTATCGCATCACGATTTTTCAAATTCGTTCTGTCCACGTATGCCTCCAACCCGAACCAATCTTCCGGCTCGTAAGATGTCAAGATGACGCTATCCGGGAAATGGTACAACTCCCGCACATACGTTTTCAACGTTGCCGTTCTTCCTTTAGCAAGACGGGTATTATTAGCATAAGTACCCTCGGGAGAGGCATACCCCTTGATGCTTAATGAAGTTATACGAACATCCGGATCATTCCGCACCACGTCTATTGTCTGCCTGATCTTTTGTAATTCCACCGGGTTCTTCCGGTAATCTTCGTAAATCTCCGTACGATTCACGGGGAAATCAATATAAGCCGACCCTTTCACCTCACGAACCTTCACGGGCTCAATATCAGGGGGCAAATAAACAAACACGGGCGTGTAAACTTTCGGTTCAAACCGGAATAACGTCACGCGATCATCCTCTCCCGTCTCCTCACCTCGACAACCACACGAACTCTCATCCATCACAAGCGTTGCCGTCGACATCCAACTTTCAAAAGGGATCACCGCACGATAATTAATAATCCCCGTCTTACCTGCACGTTCCAAAATAACTTCGTCCATAACAGAAGTATTACGCAAATGATAATAATAGCGATTTCTTCCCGCAACAATCACAAACGGAAGTTGAACACTATCTTGCTCCCCTCTCAACATCGGTACAAGGAGTAATTCACGATTACTGGCAACATCCAAAGCTGACACATCCACGGTCATTGAAACAAATAAGGAATTCTCCCCACGTACCACATCAATATCCCTTATCTCCCCTCGACCATCAGCGAATTTTTGTCCATATACGCTTGCCATACACAATAATGACAACAAGCTTAAACACCATATTTTTCTCATAATCGTCTTTTTAAAACAAGTAAACAAAGTTCAAAGCCGCCTTCGTAGGTCCCACATAATGATGCGTTCGATCTTTTGCCATTCTCGTACCACATGAAGCACAGGGGTAAACATCATAACGCGTATAAACATACCCAAAACCTATTTCCGCCTCGAAATTCCAATGCCTGGAAAGTATCCACGAATAACCATAAGCAGCCCCGATTCCAAGAAACCATCCCTGATAACGACGATCCTTCAAGTGAGAGAAATCCGACCCCAAAAAAGAAATATTGTTTTTTAACTTTCCGACATTGTATTTTCCACCTAAAAGATGGCCACCCAAAAAATGCCCAGAAAAACGGTCACAAAACCAATAACGGGCCTCCGGCTGCACAAGGCAATGCTTCCACTTACGATCCCCCGAGAAAGTCCACCCGTTATAATTACCAGAAACATCAAACGTCCACTTTGGAGCGAGACAAAACTCTATCCCAAGGTTTATCGTCGCTGTTGCATCATATAACAAATTACTCTTTACGGCAACTTTTTGACACCTTGCTCCCACGCCGAGAAACAAACATGAAAACAAGACTACATAAAATCTTAGATTCATCTTCTTTATATTTAAATTGCTATTACGCCTTCATTTCATTTACACGCCCTCACACCTGTAAATGATTATTGTCTGAACCAATAACTCTACACAAACAATCTCTTTAAACGTTCGTTTAAAGAGATTTGGAAAATGGAATAAAAAGTAATATTTTATAATTGTTACTTGTTTTGTATATCAGATTATTACATAAAGTTTTGATTTGTGCGATAATGGTATTATCTTTGTGTCATAAAACGAAGGTTTTAAGATACACAAATAAATATTAAATTGTTCCGCTAGCATTATATCCACTCATATTACAAAAACACTTTTGTTATTTTAACACAATATAGCATCAATTACGCCTAAATCATATAACATACCTTTCCCATGAGAAAAAGTGATTTTTCTCGCCACACATTTTCACAAGCAACTTTCTCGATTTTCTTGACGACGTTAACGGAGTGATCCCGAAGAAATCATCCAATTCGAACCAACCATTCTTCACTTCCACAGGCATAGCTTCGAGCCCACGAAAAAGTAAGAAATATTGTAATGCAAAATATTAAAACAAAAATTGATGACGACACCAGATCACCAAAACACTTAAATAAAAAACCTGTTCAATAATCAACACGGATGCACCGCAACAATCTCCCGTGTATCCCCCGATCTTGATTTTTAGGAAAAAACGTAACCCGATAGCAGTCAACATTGCGGGAATCATTGCGAAGCAAAAACTCGCATCCTTTAAAAAGAAAAAGGGAATCAACGTGACTATCCCCACAATCACAAATATTAACGTACGCACCTTACTATAAACAAGCTTCGTCTTGCTCTCCTCTTCTTTCCGAACATAAGGTAAAGTGTTTATCATCACGGCTGCACAAAGTTTGGAAAAACAATCCGCAGCAATCACGATCGGGAAGATCATGGCCGGATCGAAACTAGACAACAGAGTATAATATAGTATAAAATAAAGAACCAGCCCTATCGTCCCGTAACACCCGATATGCGAATCTTTCATAATGGCTAAAATCTTATCTTTAGAAGTTCCTCCTCCAAATCCATCAAAGAAATCTGCCAATCCATCTTCATGCAATGCTCCTGTCAATAAAACTCGGGTAATAATAGCTAAAATACACGCCACTTCTAAAGGAACGACTTGAGCAGCTACCCATAAAACACCTCCCGTTGCGGTTCCCGTTAGGAAACCAACTAAAGGCCAGTATTTAATAACATCCGTGAAATAACGCTTGTCCACGTTCACGATCCGCCACAAGGGCAGTCGGGTAAACATCATAATCGCCGCCAAAAGAGAACGCATACTAATTTTAGATTTAATGATTTTAAATTTTAAATTTCAACCGCACAAGACAGACACATAACTACCCCCTCCTGTGCAAGGAGAGTTAGAGGGGGGAGTCTTTTCATTTTCAACTTTCAATTACTTAAAGTATTTCGTTACCGCCGCTGCCTTGAAAGAAGCCATTTCATTGATCATATTTACGGCTGAAACAAGCAAGGGATAAGCACAAATGGCTCCCGTTCCTTCTCCCAAACGTAAACCAAGATTTAACAAAGGTTCGGCACCCAAATAATCCAACACCAATTTATGCCCGCATTCATCCCCTTGGTGACCGTAGATGCAATAATCCGTTAAGGCTGGATACAAAGCTTTCCCAGCAAGTACACAATTTGTCATGATAAAACCATCCACGATAATTACCATACCCAACTCGGCAGCACGCAACATACCTCCCACGGCAGCCACCATTTCGAAACCTCCAAAATAACGGATAATATCTTTCGGAGTTCCATCTCCCTTGTAATTTTCCATACAACGCTTCAACACACTATATTTGTGCTCAACGCCTTCCCGAGACAATCCACTCCCCGCACCCACGCAATCACTCAACGGAATCCCCGTTAGGTAAGTCATCCACATGGAAGAAGAAGAAGTATTGGCTATTCCCATTTCCCCGAAACTCACCACGTTTGAACCCTCATCATATACCATATCCACAATCTCCACACCGATCTCGATTGCCCGATCAAATTCTTCCGGGGTCATGGCAGCCTCGTACAAATAATTTGAAGTTCCCTTACGGATTTTACGATCAATCAGCCCCTCCATAGGTTCGAAATCCGCATTTACCCCACAATCTACCAATTTAATCTCGAAATGGTGCTGACGAGAAAACATATTCACCCCGGCACCTCCTTTGATAAAATTAAAAATCATCTGAGCGGTCACCTCGGGTGCCGAAAAACTAACCCCTTCTTTCACAATCCCGTGATCGGCAGCAAAAATAATATTCTGGGGGTTCCTCAACTCCGGGGAAAGCGTTTGCTGTATCAACCCGATCTGGTGTGCTGTTTTTTCGAGTAATCCCAAAGACCCTTTGGGCTTGGTCAAATTATTAATCTTATCTATCAAAGCCTCCGACAAAGCCTTGTCAGTCTCTTTTATTGCAAAACTTCTCATATAATTGAAAATTAAATTACCATTTTATTTTACTCGCATAGCTATTCCGGAAATCATCAAGACAACTTCGTCCGCTCGACTTCCTATATATTGATTCACCCATCCCTGCAAATCTGTGAATCGTCGCTGAACAGGGTCAACAGAAACTCCCCCCATTCCGATTTCGTTCGTGACAAAAATAAACGTCGCCTCCTGCCCGGTGAACCGGTCAAACTCTTCCTTTATCTCTCGCAAAGACTTATCCACGTCGGAATCATTGTCAAAAAAGAAATTGGTACTCCACAAGGTCACGCAATCAATGACCACGACCCGCCCCGACACGTCACATTGACTAATCACTTTTTCTTCTTCCAAATTGGTCCATTGCGGTCCCCGGTCCTGTTGATGACGTCTCACCCGTTCCCGGAATTCATCATCCCACACCCTCGAAGTAGCCAGATAAACGGGATTCTCTGCCAACTTTAGCGCAAACTCTTGAGCATAACGACTTTTCCCAGATCTTTGTCCTCCCGTAACTAAAATTATTTTTCTTTTCATCATGACGACAAATTTCTCTGTTTTTTCAAGAAATACAAAGTAATATTACGAAAAATCTACAACTTTATTTCCGGCTCCATCCCAACAAGCCATCCACGATGATTCCCAGCAAAACTCCCACAGTATAACACAGAATATCACTCCACAAAAAACCGAATCCCAAGACCAAACCTCCTAACGCAGTCGCCCGGATGGCGTCAATCCAAGGAGCATGATACAATTGGCTGATCTCGATCAGGTAGGAAAAGACCAATGCCAACACACAAGCCACCCTTTTCCTCATATTCACAAATAGGAAACGACACCCGAAATACACCATCATAGCCCATAAAACATCCCCTAGGTATAATTTCACGAAATCAAGCGTGCAAGCACTCATTTTCCGGGAAAGCAATCCCAGCATAACCACGAAAAGGGTTAACAACAAATATTTCAACCGTTTATTCTTCATCCCTATCATACATCCAACGTTTCCTTTTGACAACAAATTTAGGAAGAATCTCCCATAATACCACGCCACACACAAAAACAATCAAGCACCCCGACAAATACTCTAAAGATTCAAAATTGTTTACTAACTTTGTGAGTTAGAAGTCTAAAAAGAAGTGATGATGAAACTCATATTATCCCGACACGGGGAAACATTAGAAAATCAACAACATATACTCCAGGGCCAACTCCCCGGAACCTTATCTCCATTGGGGATAGCCCAAGCCGAGAGATTGGCGGAGATGCTCCAAGAGGAAACGATTGATAACATTGTTTCCAGTGATCTGGCCCGAAGTTATAACACGGCAGTTACTGTCGCCCGGAAACATGGACTAACGCCTCACCAAACTCCCCTCCTGCGGGAAATGGACTGGGGTATATACACGGGTAAGCGCTTGGATGACGTGGATTGGACCAACCTACCTCCCAGCGTGGAATCCCTAGATGCTCTCTTCCAAAGAGCTATCGATTTCATTGCCTATTTAAAAAAGAATTTCTCCGGCCAACAGATAGTGGTTATCGGACACGGAGCATTCAACCGGGCAATTATTGCGTATCTCAACGGGAAAAAGGCTATTGACATGATCGACCTTCCCATCATGGAAAACACAAGTTGTATACGTTTTACATTAGTGGACGACAACCAAACAGTATAACCCAATTGAAAATTGAATCTCCACATTTTCAATTTTCAATTTTCAATTTTCAATTAACATGAGAATATACACGAAAGGCGGGGACAAAGGAACAACGGGAATATTCGGCGGGAGCCGGGTGGATAAAGATGATATTCGTATTGAAACAAACGGGACCCTTGACGAACTGAATGCCACGCTGGGTGTCATTCGAGCCTTATTGGACGAGAAGGACGAACGGCAAGAAATTCTGGCATACATACAGCGTACGTTAATGATCGTCATGTCACAAGTGGCGACCCCCTCAAACATCCGGGAACAAAACCAGAACATCCTACCGGAAGATATAGACCGGTATTGCGAACAACAAATTGACCGCATGAACAGCGAAATGAAACACCCATCCACTCATTTCATTCTGCCGGGCGGAACGCTAATTTCAGCCCAATGCCACGTGGCCCGCACGATCGCTCGCCGGGCAGAAAGAAGATTGTGTACTCTAAACAAGACAGACGAAGTTCCCCCGCTTATCCTGCGATTCGTGAATCGCCTCTCGGACCTCCTATTTACCATGGCCCGCTGGGAAATGGACCAGCAAGGTGCGGAAGAAGAGAGATGGAAAGCATTCCTTTACAAAAAGAAAAAACAATAAACAGCGTTCGCCTTGTGCAGTTGGAATCTAAAATCTAAAATTTAAAATCTAAAATACACATGTCTTTTCTTCGTTCAATCATGTTTGTCGGGACCTGTTCAGATGCGGGTAAAAGCATCATCAACACGGCATTTTGCCGAATCTTCAAACAAGATGGTTACCACCCGGCCCCTTTCAAGGCGCAAAATATGTCGCTAAATTCATATTCCACTCCCGACGGGCTGGAAATCGGACGGGCGCAAGCGGTACAGGCTGAGGCGTGTGGCATTACCCCGGAAAGCGACATGAATCCTGTCCTGCTAAAACCCACAAACGAACAATGCTCGCAGGTCGTACTCAACGGAAAACCAGTCGGGAATATGTCTGCCAGAGAATACTTCATGTCCAACAACAAGGCCGAATTATTCAACCAAGCGTACGCTGCCTATGAACGTCTGCAAGTCCGCTACTCGCCCATCGTGCTGGAAGGAGCCGGGAGTATCTCGGAAATCAA from Butyricimonas virosa encodes the following:
- a CDS encoding DUF3868 domain-containing protein, translating into MRKIWCLSLLSLLCMASVYGQKFADGRGEIRDIDVVRGENSLFVSMTVDVSALDVASNRELLLVPMLRGEQDSVQLPFVIVAGRNRYYYHLRNTSVMDEVILERAGKTGIINYRAVIPFESWMSTATLVMDESSCGCRGEETGEDDRVTLFRFEPKVYTPVFVYLPPDIEPVKVREVKGSAYIDFPVNRTEIYEDYRKNPVELQKIRQTIDVVRNDPDVRITSLSIKGYASPEGTYANNTRLAKGRTATLKTYVRELYHFPDSVILTSYEPEDWFGLEAYVDRTNLKNRDAILALIRSEMEPDAKEKVIKSTYPEDYRFLLQNVYPGLRHSDYVVQYVVRTYTDVAEIRRIMKTRPQKLSLRELYIAVQDLEPGSDEYNEAFEIAVRMFPGDEVANLNAANAAMVKGDLKGAARYLDKAGDCGEAVYARGVYAALSGDYDSAMRLFAEAARGGIAEAEDALRQIEEVKNDQFK
- a CDS encoding DUF3575 domain-containing protein, whose product is MNLRFYVVLFSCLFLGVGARCQKVAVKSNLLYDATATINLGIEFCLAPKWTFDVSGNYNGWTFSGDRKWKHCLVQPEARYWFCDRFSGHFLGGHLLGGKYNVGKLKNNISFLGSDFSHLKDRRYQGWFLGIGAAYGYSWILSRHWNFEAEIGFGYVYTRYDVYPCASCGTRMAKDRTHHYVGPTKAALNFVYLF
- the cobS gene encoding adenosylcobinamide-GDP ribazoletransferase, whose protein sequence is MRSLLAAIMMFTRLPLWRIVNVDKRYFTDVIKYWPLVGFLTGTATGGVLWVAAQVVPLEVACILAIITRVLLTGALHEDGLADFFDGFGGGTSKDKILAIMKDSHIGCYGTIGLVLYFILYYTLLSSFDPAMIFPIVIAADCFSKLCAAVMINTLPYVRKEEESKTKLVYSKVRTLIFVIVGIVTLIPFFFLKDASFCFAMIPAMLTAIGLRFFLKIKIGGYTGDCCGASVLIIEQVFYLSVLVIWCRHQFLF
- the cobT gene encoding nicotinate-nucleotide--dimethylbenzimidazole phosphoribosyltransferase; this encodes MRSFAIKETDKALSEALIDKINNLTKPKGSLGLLEKTAHQIGLIQQTLSPELRNPQNIIFAADHGIVKEGVSFSAPEVTAQMIFNFIKGGAGVNMFSRQHHFEIKLVDCGVNADFEPMEGLIDRKIRKGTSNYLYEAAMTPEEFDRAIEIGVEIVDMVYDEGSNVVSFGEMGIANTSSSSMWMTYLTGIPLSDCVGAGSGLSREGVEHKYSVLKRCMENYKGDGTPKDIIRYFGGFEMVAAVGGMLRAAELGMVIIVDGFIMTNCVLAGKALYPALTDYCIYGHQGDECGHKLVLDYLGAEPLLNLGLRLGEGTGAICAYPLLVSAVNMINEMASFKAAAVTKYFK
- a CDS encoding bifunctional adenosylcobinamide kinase/adenosylcobinamide-phosphate guanylyltransferase is translated as MKRKIILVTGGQRSGKSRYAQEFALKLAENPVYLATSRVWDDEFRERVRRHQQDRGPQWTNLEEEKVISQCDVSGRVVVIDCVTLWSTNFFFDNDSDVDKSLREIKEEFDRFTGQEATFIFVTNEIGMGGVSVDPVQRRFTDLQGWVNQYIGSRADEVVLMISGIAMRVK
- a CDS encoding DUF2809 domain-containing protein — encoded protein: MIGMKNKRLKYLLLTLFVVMLGLLSRKMSACTLDFVKLYLGDVLWAMMVYFGCRFLFVNMRKRVACVLALVFSYLIEISQLYHAPWIDAIRATALGGLVLGFGFLWSDILCYTVGVLLGIIVDGLLGWSRK
- a CDS encoding histidine phosphatase family protein encodes the protein MMKLILSRHGETLENQQHILQGQLPGTLSPLGIAQAERLAEMLQEETIDNIVSSDLARSYNTAVTVARKHGLTPHQTPLLREMDWGIYTGKRLDDVDWTNLPPSVESLDALFQRAIDFIAYLKKNFSGQQIVVIGHGAFNRAIIAYLNGKKAIDMIDLPIMENTSCIRFTLVDDNQTV
- a CDS encoding cob(I)yrinic acid a,c-diamide adenosyltransferase — protein: MRIYTKGGDKGTTGIFGGSRVDKDDIRIETNGTLDELNATLGVIRALLDEKDERQEILAYIQRTLMIVMSQVATPSNIREQNQNILPEDIDRYCEQQIDRMNSEMKHPSTHFILPGGTLISAQCHVARTIARRAERRLCTLNKTDEVPPLILRFVNRLSDLLFTMARWEMDQQGAEEERWKAFLYKKKKQ